From Pedobacter aquae:
AGAAATGAATATGATAGCGGAAGGTTATTATGCGGTTAACTCTATTCATCAAATTAATAAAATCTATAAAGTAAATATGCCTATTGCAAGAGCTGTTTATGCTATTCTCTATGAAAAACATTCGCCTCAAATAGAAATGAAATTATTAACAGAGGTTTTAACTTGAGTTTAGGAGTTTAAGTTGAAAGTATAAAGTGAAAAGTCGAAAGACTAAAAAAATGGCTTTATAAGTTGTTTTATCTGTGAAATGCCACAAATTATTTTTTTAGAAAGTTATTTGCCAAATCTTTTGTGGTTTTAGCCGATTATCTTAGTTTTGCGATACAAAAAATTGACCATGAGTGTACTTGTAAATAAAGATTCGAAAGTTATTGTTCAAGGTTTTACCGGAAATGAGGGTACTTACCATGCTACCCAAATGATTGAGTACGGAACTAACGTTGTTGGAGGTGTAACACCAGGAAAAGGTGGACAAACTCATTTAGATAAACCAGTATTTAACACTGTTAAAGAAGCGGTAGAAAAAGCTGGTGCAGATGTTTCTATCATTTTCGTACCGCCTGCATTTGCGGCAGATGCTATTATGGAAGCTGCTGAAGCTGGAATTAAAGTTATCGTTTGTATTACTGAAGGTATTCCTACTAAGGATATGATTCAGGTTAAAGAATATATTGCAGATAAAGATTGCCGTTTAATTGGCCCTAACTGTCCGGGTATCATCACTGCTGATGAAGCTAAGATTGGTATTATGCCAGGTTTCATTTTCAGAAAAGGTAATGTTGGCGTGGTTTCTAAATCAGGTACTTTAACTTACGAGGCAGTAGACCAAGTAGTAAAAGCGGGTTTAGGTATTACAACTGCAATAGGTATAGGTGGTGATCCTATTATTGGTACACCAACCAAAGAAGCTGTTGAGTTATTAATGAACGATCCAGATACTCACGGAATCATCATGATTGGTGAAATTGGTGGTGGTATGGAAGCAGAAGCGGCTCGTTGGATTAAAGAATTTGGTACAAAACCAGTAGTTGGTTTTATAGCTGGTCAAACAGCGCCTCCGGGACGTAGAATGGGCCATGCTGGTGCTATTGTTGGTGGTGCAGAAGATACTGCTGCTGCTAAAATGAAAATCATGAGGGAGTGCGGTATCAGAGTAGTAGAGTCTCCTGCTGGTATTGGTGCTGCTATGGCAGAAGAATTAGCAAAACTTGCATAAACAATAATAATCTAAAATAAACTTTAAAGGCTGGAATCTCATTCTGGCCTTTTTTGTTTAGATGTTTTATGTTTTTATGATAAACTTTCGTTAATACCAATTGTTACAATTGATATGAGTTACAATAAATTAACACCCGAAGAAGAATATATTATTTTGCATAAAGGTACCGAGATGCCTTT
This genomic window contains:
- the sucD gene encoding succinate--CoA ligase subunit alpha, giving the protein MSVLVNKDSKVIVQGFTGNEGTYHATQMIEYGTNVVGGVTPGKGGQTHLDKPVFNTVKEAVEKAGADVSIIFVPPAFAADAIMEAAEAGIKVIVCITEGIPTKDMIQVKEYIADKDCRLIGPNCPGIITADEAKIGIMPGFIFRKGNVGVVSKSGTLTYEAVDQVVKAGLGITTAIGIGGDPIIGTPTKEAVELLMNDPDTHGIIMIGEIGGGMEAEAARWIKEFGTKPVVGFIAGQTAPPGRRMGHAGAIVGGAEDTAAAKMKIMRECGIRVVESPAGIGAAMAEELAKLA